One [Clostridium] saccharolyticum WM1 DNA segment encodes these proteins:
- a CDS encoding crotonobetaine/carnitine-CoA ligase: MVADMVGSKTVQSQWNETVSYYGSHTFLKYISVNDEVSCFTYHEFDLKVKQAANVFLALGIRKQELVALHLHNKPEYLICWLALAQIGAVSVPINEHFQIDECRYILQKGDISRVITEPCCLNIYTEHYKELNLDTLILTDGFSEDSRVHLLVKEMALQPVSLKAQVSVSAEETAVILFTSGTTKHPKGALYTHCNVIYGGLFHCAQIGMRTGDVFLTSMPCYHMDFQEMAAAPVICAGATLVMVEHYSARRFWRQICDHKANFTDTMSIMNRTMLLQPVQPWEKDHHLKEIYFSMGLRTEEKEAFEERFHVRLLNSYGMTETVSAVTCVPLYGDQHWPSVGRPAVSYEVKIVDANGNTLPAGSEGEICIHGTPGRSIIPGYFKDEEATRRLIDQDNWLHSGDWGYLDNDGWLFFLGRCGDMIKRSGENISCAEVECVLTSHPLIEDAAVIGVPDPIRNQAVKAFVKLTDGAPLTANEIITYCESRLACFKVPEFVAFVKDFPRTATGKIKKRELQAADKH; encoded by the coding sequence ATGGTCGCAGATATGGTAGGTAGTAAAACGGTACAAAGCCAATGGAATGAAACAGTTTCTTATTACGGAAGCCACACTTTTTTAAAGTATATTTCTGTCAATGACGAGGTAAGCTGCTTTACTTATCATGAATTTGATTTGAAGGTAAAACAGGCAGCCAATGTTTTTTTGGCTTTGGGCATTCGTAAACAGGAATTAGTCGCCCTTCATCTTCACAATAAACCGGAGTATTTGATCTGCTGGCTGGCTCTGGCACAAATCGGAGCTGTATCCGTCCCTATAAATGAACACTTTCAAATTGATGAGTGCAGATACATACTTCAAAAAGGCGATATTTCCCGTGTGATTACAGAACCATGCTGTTTGAATATTTATACAGAGCACTATAAGGAGCTGAACCTTGACACCCTGATTTTAACCGATGGTTTCAGCGAAGATTCCCGCGTTCATCTTCTGGTAAAAGAGATGGCGCTTCAGCCGGTTTCATTAAAGGCACAAGTTTCCGTCTCTGCCGAAGAAACCGCTGTCATACTATTTACTTCCGGTACCACAAAACATCCGAAAGGCGCACTTTACACCCACTGCAATGTCATTTATGGCGGTCTATTCCATTGTGCACAAATAGGCATGCGCACAGGAGACGTCTTTTTAACTTCCATGCCATGTTATCATATGGATTTTCAGGAAATGGCCGCGGCTCCCGTTATCTGCGCCGGTGCAACTCTTGTTATGGTAGAGCATTACAGCGCACGCCGGTTCTGGCGTCAGATTTGTGACCATAAAGCAAACTTTACAGATACCATGTCCATCATGAACCGGACTATGCTGCTGCAGCCGGTTCAGCCCTGGGAAAAGGACCATCACCTAAAGGAAATCTACTTTTCCATGGGTTTAAGAACGGAGGAAAAAGAAGCGTTTGAGGAACGTTTCCATGTACGGCTGCTTAACTCTTATGGCATGACAGAAACAGTTTCCGCCGTAACCTGCGTTCCACTGTATGGAGACCAGCATTGGCCTTCCGTAGGCCGCCCAGCCGTCTCCTATGAAGTAAAAATCGTAGACGCGAACGGCAATACACTCCCCGCCGGTTCGGAGGGCGAAATTTGCATACATGGCACTCCCGGACGCTCCATCATACCCGGATACTTTAAGGATGAAGAGGCTACCAGGCGTCTCATTGATCAAGACAACTGGCTTCACTCCGGGGATTGGGGGTATTTAGACAATGATGGCTGGCTCTTCTTTCTCGGCCGCTGCGGAGATATGATTAAACGTTCCGGTGAAAATATCAGTTGTGCGGAAGTGGAATGTGTCCTCACCTCCCACCCTCTGATTGAGGATGCCGCTGTGATCGGCGTACCTGATCCCATCCGCAATCAGGCAGTAAAAGCGTTCGTGAAGTTAACAGATGGCGCCCCATTGACAGCGAATGAAATCATCACTTATTGCGAAAGCCGCCTTGCTTGCTTTAAAGTGCCTGAATTTGTGGCATTCGTAAAGGATTTCCCCCGCACTGCCACAGGTAAAATAAAGAAAAGAGAGCTGCAAGCAGCAGACAAACATTAA
- a CDS encoding electron transfer flavoprotein subunit beta/FixA family protein, giving the protein MNILVCVKQVPDTTEIKIDPVKNTLIREGVPSIVNPFDGYALEAAARIKDANPDTKIIVLSMGPEQAKNALKECLSIAADSAYLVTDRAFGGSDTLATSYILSEAIKKIEETEGAFDLIFCGKQAIDGDTAQVGPEIAEHLGYSQITYALEAELVGDRINVKKEAEEGIQMIASTLPCVVTYTKPSWDPRHPTIKRKMAANKAEIPNITAADLPSLNLEHAGLKGSPTKVKKTFVPPRKSGGVKIEEESGADAAKKLFSLMSDAGII; this is encoded by the coding sequence ATGAATATACTTGTATGCGTAAAACAAGTACCCGATACTACCGAGATCAAAATTGATCCCGTAAAAAATACACTGATCCGAGAAGGTGTGCCATCCATCGTTAACCCATTTGACGGATATGCCTTAGAGGCGGCTGCACGTATAAAGGATGCCAATCCGGACACCAAAATCATCGTTCTTTCCATGGGACCGGAACAGGCAAAGAATGCATTGAAAGAATGTCTGTCCATAGCCGCTGACTCCGCCTATCTGGTAACTGACCGTGCCTTCGGCGGTTCCGATACCCTTGCCACAAGCTACATACTTTCCGAAGCCATAAAAAAAATTGAAGAAACCGAAGGAGCTTTTGATCTTATCTTCTGCGGCAAGCAGGCAATCGATGGCGATACTGCACAGGTAGGTCCTGAAATTGCAGAGCATCTTGGCTATTCCCAGATCACTTATGCCCTGGAAGCAGAACTTGTGGGTGACCGGATCAACGTTAAAAAGGAAGCCGAGGAAGGTATTCAGATGATTGCTTCTACCCTTCCCTGCGTCGTCACGTATACAAAGCCTTCCTGGGATCCAAGACATCCTACCATTAAGCGTAAAATGGCAGCGAACAAAGCTGAGATTCCAAATATCACAGCAGCAGATCTTCCTAGCCTCAATCTGGAGCACGCCGGTCTAAAAGGTTCTCCTACAAAAGTCAAGAAAACTTTCGTTCCGCCCAGAAAAAGCGGCGGTGTCAAAATCGAAGAAGAATCCGGCGCAGATGCAGCTAAAAAGCTGTTCTCTCTTATGAGCGACGCTGGTATCATTTAA
- a CDS encoding electron transfer flavoprotein subunit alpha/FixB family protein, producing MEVKSKDLWVFIETKEDGSAKKVGLELLSPGKDMAGKQGGSLTAIIIGNHVTPAIEAVSAHGADKIIVVEGEEYQDYSTDAYTAAIEQLVKKYGPTSMLIGATNNGRDLGPRIACRLKTGLTADCTSLDIDEQTGNVAWTRPAFGGNLMATIMCPDHRPQLGTVRPGVFKMPDEAISHAEIIRENIHIPKSDIRTQILELIKEMDGETIDLEGAQIIVSGGRGVKGPEGFAPIKALAEVLGATVGASRAAVDAGWISHPHQVGQTGKTVGPKLYIACGISGAIQHLAGMSSSDVVIAINKDPDAPIFGVADYGIVGDLFEVLPVLTEEIRKAKA from the coding sequence ATGGAAGTCAAAAGCAAAGATCTTTGGGTATTTATCGAAACAAAAGAGGATGGTTCCGCAAAAAAAGTCGGTCTTGAACTCTTAAGTCCTGGGAAAGATATGGCCGGAAAACAAGGCGGCAGCCTTACTGCCATCATCATTGGCAATCATGTCACCCCGGCTATAGAAGCTGTCTCCGCACACGGTGCCGATAAAATCATTGTGGTCGAGGGAGAAGAATATCAGGATTACTCTACGGATGCCTACACCGCGGCTATAGAACAATTAGTGAAAAAATATGGTCCGACCAGCATGCTGATTGGAGCGACTAACAATGGACGGGATCTCGGTCCGCGTATTGCATGCCGTTTAAAAACCGGTCTGACCGCAGACTGTACTTCATTGGATATTGATGAACAAACGGGAAACGTTGCATGGACACGTCCGGCATTTGGCGGGAACTTAATGGCCACGATCATGTGTCCGGATCACCGTCCACAGCTTGGTACGGTACGGCCCGGTGTGTTTAAAATGCCCGACGAGGCAATCTCCCATGCCGAAATCATCCGGGAAAATATCCATATCCCAAAATCTGATATCCGCACGCAGATTCTTGAACTGATCAAAGAAATGGATGGAGAAACAATCGATTTAGAAGGTGCGCAGATTATTGTATCCGGAGGACGCGGTGTAAAAGGACCGGAAGGGTTTGCTCCAATTAAAGCCCTTGCCGAAGTTCTCGGTGCAACAGTCGGCGCTTCCCGTGCGGCAGTTGATGCAGGCTGGATTTCTCACCCACATCAGGTTGGACAGACCGGAAAAACGGTTGGTCCAAAACTTTATATTGCTTGTGGTATCTCCGGCGCTATTCAGCATCTTGCCGGAATGAGCAGCTCGGATGTCGTGATTGCCATCAACAAAGACCCTGATGCACCGATCTTTGGAGTTGCTGATTATGGCATTGTGGGAGATTTATTTGAGGTTCTTCCTGTGCTCACCGAAGAAATCCGTAAGGCAAAGGCATAA
- a CDS encoding DUF1963 domain-containing protein codes for MYKTPGLCGSKLGGEPYWDNQKMYPVDFKRNQLMLLTQINLEHCDFGELLRMTGMLQY; via the coding sequence CTGTACAAGACACCTGGATTATGCGGTAGTAAGTTAGGCGGAGAGCCATATTGGGATAATCAAAAAATGTATCCTGTAGATTTTAAGAGAAATCAGCTAATGTTGTTAACACAAATTAATCTGGAACATTGTGACTTTGGAGAATTATTACGGATGACAGGTATGTTACAGTATTAG
- a CDS encoding oleate hydratase — protein MNIYKTMYHPHKPAGIDGRKAYIVGGGIAGLAAAVFLIDDAKMPGQNITIYEKKPVMGGSMDGTKNEFGYLCRGERELEPYMECLWYLCSKIPSLENEGRTVLDDVVDFNRDEPIHSEARLWVNQGEIYSHVHDYKLDPKYVAAMNRIFASTEEELADLKIEDFFDDPFFETSFWTCFHSQLAFKRYHSVIECRRYWQRFTFANRHEYLDGFIHTKYNEYDAIILPIERWLIDRGVNFVFGSSVYDLDMDGHHNTVHGIRMYQNGVEKTIRVGTDDLVFVTSGSISENSCFGDNKTVAPTNRDTKDMGTFTIWQNLAKKDEKFGHPEKFLSDIDKTKWVSFFPTIKDYPEFFKRIEKMTGSKAGTGGMMTFKDSNWDISFEIHHKPFFPLQADNEEVGWGYGLYGENIGNYIKKPMCDCTGDEILTELLYHFGMLDIKDEVLAHTYMSTAMMPYCTSQFMPRKVEDRPKNVPDGCTNLALLGQFVEVDDDVVFTVETSVRTGLEGVYKLLGLDKDIIEVNPSRFDVRYMIERMKKFNGIKGPVKEEDLPNIDLAMMEQYKKKIVNKINGIPPYYQMYLGRDRTVPLKESVLHPEAPQSK, from the coding sequence ATGAATATTTACAAAACCATGTACCATCCTCACAAACCAGCAGGAATAGACGGACGTAAAGCCTATATCGTCGGGGGAGGAATTGCCGGACTTGCCGCAGCAGTGTTTTTGATTGACGACGCTAAGATGCCTGGACAGAACATCACCATTTATGAAAAGAAACCGGTTATGGGTGGTTCCATGGACGGAACCAAAAACGAATTCGGTTATCTTTGCCGTGGTGAGCGTGAGCTTGAGCCATATATGGAATGCCTCTGGTATCTGTGTAGCAAAATACCTTCTCTTGAAAACGAAGGACGTACTGTGCTTGATGATGTTGTAGACTTCAACAGGGATGAACCCATCCATTCTGAGGCGCGTTTGTGGGTAAATCAGGGCGAGATTTACAGCCATGTACATGATTATAAGCTTGATCCCAAGTATGTTGCAGCTATGAACAGGATCTTTGCTTCAACGGAAGAAGAACTTGCCGATCTCAAGATCGAGGACTTCTTTGACGATCCTTTCTTTGAAACCAGTTTCTGGACTTGCTTCCACAGTCAGCTAGCTTTTAAACGCTACCACAGTGTTATTGAGTGCAGGCGCTATTGGCAGAGGTTTACATTCGCTAACCGACATGAATATCTGGATGGCTTTATCCATACAAAATACAACGAGTATGATGCTATTATCCTTCCGATTGAAAGATGGCTTATTGATAGGGGTGTAAACTTTGTATTTGGCAGTTCAGTATATGATTTAGATATGGATGGTCATCACAATACAGTTCATGGTATCCGTATGTACCAAAATGGTGTGGAGAAGACGATCCGTGTGGGAACGGACGATTTAGTGTTTGTAACGAGCGGATCAATAAGTGAAAACAGCTGCTTTGGCGATAATAAGACGGTTGCTCCTACAAACCGAGACACAAAAGATATGGGAACCTTTACGATTTGGCAGAATCTTGCCAAAAAGGATGAAAAATTTGGTCATCCGGAAAAATTCCTTAGTGATATTGATAAAACAAAATGGGTTTCTTTCTTCCCTACCATCAAGGACTATCCTGAGTTTTTTAAAAGAATAGAAAAGATGACAGGAAGCAAAGCGGGTACCGGCGGCATGATGACATTCAAAGATTCCAATTGGGATATATCATTTGAAATACATCACAAGCCTTTCTTCCCGCTCCAAGCTGACAACGAAGAGGTTGGCTGGGGCTATGGACTGTATGGAGAGAACATCGGCAATTATATTAAAAAGCCTATGTGTGACTGCACCGGTGACGAGATACTGACCGAGCTACTCTATCATTTTGGAATGCTTGATATTAAGGACGAAGTACTGGCTCATACATATATGTCTACCGCTATGATGCCTTACTGCACAAGTCAGTTTATGCCACGTAAGGTAGAGGACCGTCCGAAAAACGTTCCGGATGGTTGTACCAACTTAGCCCTCCTCGGTCAGTTTGTCGAGGTCGATGATGATGTTGTATTCACAGTTGAGACCTCCGTCCGTACCGGACTCGAGGGAGTTTATAAACTTCTTGGCTTAGACAAGGATATCATTGAGGTTAATCCTTCCCGCTTCGATGTTCGTTACATGATCGAGCGTATGAAGAAGTTTAATGGAATAAAGGGTCCTGTTAAGGAAGAAGATCTGCCTAATATCGATTTAGCGATGATGGAACAATACAAGAAAAAAATTGTGAACAAGATCAATGGCATTCCGCCGTATTATCAGATGTACCTTGGACGTGACAGAACTGTACCGTTGAAAGAATCTGTTCTTCACCCTGAAGCACCGCAGAGTAAATAA
- a CDS encoding TetR/AcrR family transcriptional regulator has translation MHNETKEVLANALIDILQKRPINKITVKDIVEECGLTRQTFYNYFYDIYELVEWIYLQATEKSLAENKDYDTWQQGFYQLLISISNSKVLVQNTYRSTNRESLERYMYTVIYDQVLAVVERQAIEMSVDQKYKNFIARFYSLAFIALICEWIKDGMKEKPEDIVEQTAVLIKGDFEKALKKYAN, from the coding sequence TTGCATAATGAGACAAAAGAAGTACTTGCGAATGCTTTAATAGATATACTACAAAAAAGACCCATTAATAAAATAACCGTTAAGGATATTGTCGAGGAATGTGGTTTGACACGACAGACTTTCTACAATTATTTTTATGATATATATGAACTTGTTGAATGGATTTATTTACAGGCTACTGAAAAGTCACTTGCAGAAAATAAGGATTATGATACTTGGCAGCAGGGCTTTTACCAGCTGTTAATTTCCATTAGTAACAGTAAAGTCCTGGTTCAAAATACCTATCGGTCTACCAACCGGGAATCCTTAGAAAGATATATGTATACGGTAATCTATGATCAGGTTCTTGCAGTAGTGGAACGGCAAGCCATTGAAATGTCTGTTGACCAGAAATACAAAAATTTTATTGCACGTTTTTACAGTCTGGCTTTCATAGCACTCATTTGTGAGTGGATAAAGGATGGGATGAAAGAAAAACCGGAAGATATCGTAGAGCAAACTGCTGTATTAATAAAAGGCGATTTTGAAAAAGCACTGAAAAAATACGCAAATTAA
- a CDS encoding dihydrofolate reductase family protein, protein MSVFFYGCITLDGYLADKNHNLDWLYQTGAVEETDYDSFYKSMDITIMGKRTFNEIKNMDNIDSLYPTTKNYVFTHDRSLSAKGFSPINCDIIEFVKQLEKDKNIWIVGGNTIIAPLLDNDMIDNMIIQIAPVLLGIGIPLFSQKEALKRFHLKEVKKYGQFAELFYTQFSK, encoded by the coding sequence ATGAGTGTGTTTTTTTATGGCTGTATAACTCTGGATGGCTATCTTGCTGATAAGAACCATAATTTGGACTGGCTTTATCAAACTGGAGCAGTAGAAGAAACAGATTATGATAGTTTCTATAAAAGTATGGATATTACTATCATGGGTAAAAGGACATTTAATGAAATCAAAAATATGGATAATATAGATAGTTTATACCCGACCACAAAAAACTATGTTTTTACACATGATCGAAGCTTATCAGCAAAGGGGTTTAGTCCAATTAATTGCGATATTATAGAATTTGTTAAACAGTTAGAAAAGGATAAAAATATCTGGATTGTTGGAGGAAACACAATAATAGCTCCATTATTAGATAATGATATGATAGATAATATGATAATTCAGATCGCTCCTGTGTTACTAGGGATAGGAATACCGTTGTTTTCACAGAAGGAAGCATTAAAGCGATTTCACCTTAAAGAAGTAAAGAAATACGGACAGTTTGCTGAATTATTTTATACTCAATTTTCTAAGTAG
- the rlmD gene encoding 23S rRNA (uracil(1939)-C(5))-methyltransferase RlmD, whose product MAEWKKNDRIDVMIEDMSETGEGIGKTDGFTWFIKDTVIGDKVQAKVMKTKKSYGFAKLERITEPSFNRIEPKCPVAGPCGGCQLQAMDYGEQLRYKERKIYNNITRIGGFSEVPMQPIMGMDEPWRYRNKAQFPWGLDKDGNIVTGFYAGRTHSIISCEDCLLGIEENQEVLRQIKAHMERYHLIPYEEASHKGLIRHTLIRKGFRTGEIMVCQVINGNSLPHSKELVERLLEIPGMTSISFNINKERTNVILGDKVENLYGPGYITDFIGAVKYRISPLSFYQVNPVQTEKLYGTALAYAGLTGVETVWDLYCGIGTISLFLAQKAKKVYGVEIVPQAIEDARENARLNGLDNVEFFVGKAEEVLPEQYEKHQVYADVIVVDPPRKGCDEACLNTIVKMGPKRVVYVSCDSATLARDMKYLAENGYKVEKVRGCDMFPQALHTEVCCLIVKA is encoded by the coding sequence ATGGCAGAGTGGAAGAAGAATGATAGAATCGATGTAATGATTGAGGATATGAGCGAAACCGGTGAAGGGATCGGTAAGACCGATGGATTTACCTGGTTTATTAAGGATACGGTAATCGGAGATAAAGTTCAGGCGAAGGTAATGAAGACCAAGAAATCCTATGGATTTGCAAAGCTGGAAAGAATTACAGAGCCTTCTTTCAACCGTATAGAACCGAAGTGTCCGGTTGCCGGCCCATGCGGCGGCTGCCAGCTGCAGGCAATGGATTATGGGGAACAGCTTCGTTATAAGGAGCGGAAGATTTATAACAATATTACCAGAATCGGAGGATTTTCAGAAGTTCCCATGCAGCCTATCATGGGGATGGACGAACCGTGGAGATACCGGAATAAGGCACAGTTTCCCTGGGGACTTGATAAGGATGGGAATATTGTAACAGGATTTTATGCGGGACGCACTCATTCCATCATAAGCTGTGAGGACTGCCTTCTTGGAATAGAAGAGAACCAGGAGGTTTTAAGACAGATCAAGGCTCATATGGAGCGGTATCATCTTATTCCCTATGAGGAGGCTTCTCACAAGGGGCTGATCCGCCATACCCTGATCCGCAAGGGATTCCGGACAGGGGAGATCATGGTGTGCCAGGTGATTAATGGTAACAGCCTGCCTCACAGCAAGGAGTTGGTGGAACGCCTTCTGGAGATTCCGGGTATGACCAGTATTTCCTTTAATATTAATAAGGAGAGGACAAATGTGATCCTTGGGGACAAGGTGGAGAACCTTTATGGGCCGGGGTATATTACGGACTTCATAGGAGCGGTAAAGTACCGCATTTCCCCCCTGTCCTTCTATCAGGTGAATCCGGTACAGACGGAAAAGCTTTATGGCACTGCGCTTGCTTATGCCGGACTGACAGGCGTGGAAACGGTTTGGGATCTATACTGCGGCATCGGGACCATCTCTCTTTTTCTGGCGCAAAAGGCAAAGAAGGTGTATGGAGTGGAAATTGTGCCCCAGGCCATTGAGGATGCCAGGGAGAATGCCAGGTTAAATGGATTAGATAATGTGGAGTTCTTTGTGGGAAAGGCGGAAGAGGTTCTGCCGGAGCAATATGAGAAACATCAGGTGTATGCAGATGTCATCGTGGTGGACCCGCCCAGAAAAGGCTGCGACGAGGCTTGCCTGAATACCATTGTAAAGATGGGACCCAAACGGGTGGTGTATGTAAGCTGCGATTCAGCTACGTTGGCACGGGATATGAAGTATCTGGCGGAGAATGGGTATAAGGTGGAGAAGGTTAGAGGATGTGATATGTTTCCTCAGGCGTTGCATACAGAAGTATGCTGTTTAATAGTAAAGGCTTAA